In Scatophagus argus isolate fScaArg1 chromosome 3, fScaArg1.pri, whole genome shotgun sequence, one genomic interval encodes:
- the LOC124056570 gene encoding translocon-associated protein subunit alpha-like — protein sequence MFNFGTKLLLLFLLAFPCGLISIGHVSADSDSAEDIAEDQDAAVDEEEDDEEEVLVEEDQMQPSEGDEDDTEEAADKLLTSHPDADTTIVFMTGEEFPANEIVRFLVGFTNKGSQDFTVQSLEASFRYPQDFQFYIQNFTALPLNSVVQPQAQASFEYSFIPAQPMAGRPFGLVILLNYLDAEGSMFQTAIYNQTVTITEPEEGLDGETMFMYIFLVGLVVLMLFGMYQVLETRTKKRMPVKIEKGTGGMSDVDISWIPQETLNVMNKASPKSSPRKRANRAAGADQ from the exons ATGTTCAATTTCGGAACAAAattgctgctgcttttcctcctgGCCTTCCCTTGTGGCTTGATATCCATCG GCCACGTCTCCGCAGACTCCGACTCTGCTGAGGACATTGCTGAGGACCAAGATGCTGCagtggatgaggaggaagacgatGAAGAAGAGGTGCTTGTTGAGGAAGATCAGATGCAACCCTCG GAGGGAGACGAAGACGACACCGAGGAAGCGGCTGATAAGCTGTTAACGTCTCATCCTGATGCCGACACGACCATCGTCTTCATGACGGGAGAAG AGTTTCCTGCCAATGAAATTGTGAGGTTCCTGGTGGGTTTCACCAACAAGGGAAGTCAGGATTTCACCGTCCAGTCCTTGGAGGCCTCCTTCCGTTACCCCCAAGACTTCCAGTTTTACATTCAGAAT TTCACAGCTTTGCCTCTGAACAGTGTAGTGCAGCCTCAGGCTCAGGCCTCCTTCGAGTACTCCTTCATCCCAGCTCAGCCCATGGCAGGTCGTCCGTTCGGCCTCGTTATCCTTCTCAACTATCTCGATGCTGag GGCAGCATGTTCCAGACTGCCATTTACAACCAGACTGTCACCATCACTGAGCCAGAAGAAGGACTGGATGGAGAAAC aatgtTCATGTACATCTTCCTGGTTGGACTGGTGGTCCTGATGCTCTTTGGGATGTACCAGGTCCTGGAGACGAGGACG AAAAAGAGAATGCCAGTGAAAATAGAGAAGGGCACCGGCGGGATGAGCGATGTGGACATCAGCTGGATCCCTCAGGAGACTCTCAATGTCATGA ACAAGGCTTCCCCTAAATCATCTCCAAGGAAACGAGCCAACAGGGCAGCTGGAGCAGATCAATAA